The following proteins are co-located in the Eublepharis macularius isolate TG4126 chromosome 5, MPM_Emac_v1.0, whole genome shotgun sequence genome:
- the HSD17B7 gene encoding 3-keto-steroid reductase/17-beta-hydroxysteroid dehydrogenase 7 isoform X1: protein MQRVVVVTGASSGIGFALCERLLQEDASLHLCLACRNMEKTNATRKKLLSYFPHADISIVQVDVGNVESVLNAAKEIKKRFQHIDYLYLNAGIMVNPRVSFSAFVRGLFSRRAVRMLTTAEGLMSQEDRVTPDGLQEVFETNIFGHFIMIRQLESLLCCLEKPSQLIWTSSINARRSNFSLDDYQHSQGKEAYSSSKYATDLASVALNSHFNKQGMYSSVVCPGVVMTNMTYEILPSFLWKLLLPIMWLVRLFTHTYTLSPFNGAEAQVWLFKHKPEMLDPLAKYHSCTSFFGKNFVDVRKMDIDEDLAEEFYKNLLELEKEVLARCGRPGLKQ, encoded by the exons ATGCAGAGAGTCGTAGTGGTCACTGGCGCCAGCAG CGGAATTGGATTTGCCCTCTGTGAGCGTCTTCTTCAGGAAGATGCCAGCCTCCATCTGTGTCTCGCCTGCAGGAATATGGAGAAGACCAACGCCACCCGTAAGAAATTGTTGTCCTACTTTCCCCACGCAGACATCAGCATCGTACAAGTAGATGTTGGCAATGTGGAATCGGTCCTAAATGCAGCCAAAGAGATCAAGAAGAG GTTTCAGCATATTGATTATCTCTACTTGAACGCTGGAATTATGGTAAATCCACGTGTCAGCTTCTCGGCTTTTGTGCGTGGCCTCTTCTCCAG GAGAGCCGTCCGGATGCTGACCACAGCAGAGGGCCTGATGAGCCAAGAGGACCGTGTCACTCCAGATGGCCTGCAGGAAGTCTTTGAAACCAACATTTTTGGGCATTTCATAATG ATCCGGCAGCTGGAATCTTTGCTTTGCTGTCTTGAAAAGCCCAGCCAGCTGATTTGGACTTCCTCTATCAATGCCCGCAGGTCTAACTTCAGCCTTGACGACTACCAGCACAGCCAAGGCAAAGAAGCCTACAGCTCCTCGAAATATGCCACTGACCTTGCGAGTGTGGCTCTGAACAGCCATTTCAACAAGCAG GGCATGTATTCCAGTGTTGTGTGTCCAGGTGTTGTGATGACCAACATGACATATGAAATCCTCCCTTCTTTCTTATGGAAGTTACTTTTACCCATCATGTGGCTG GTCCGTCTTTTCACCCATACTTATACACTGTCACCCTTCAACGGAGCAGAAGCACAG GTTTGGCTATTCAAGCATAAGCCAGAGATGCTGGACCCACTGGCCAAGTATCACAGCTGTACCTCATTCTTTGGGAAGAACTTTGTTGACGTCCGCAAG ATGGATATCGATGAAGACTTGGCGGAGGAGTTTTACAAGAATCTGCTGGAACTAGAGAAGGAAGTTTTGGCAAGATGTGGCCGCCCAGGGCTTAAGCAATAA
- the HSD17B7 gene encoding 3-keto-steroid reductase/17-beta-hydroxysteroid dehydrogenase 7 isoform X2, with protein sequence MEKTNATRKKLLSYFPHADISIVQVDVGNVESVLNAAKEIKKRFQHIDYLYLNAGIMVNPRVSFSAFVRGLFSRRAVRMLTTAEGLMSQEDRVTPDGLQEVFETNIFGHFIMIRQLESLLCCLEKPSQLIWTSSINARRSNFSLDDYQHSQGKEAYSSSKYATDLASVALNSHFNKQGMYSSVVCPGVVMTNMTYEILPSFLWKLLLPIMWLVRLFTHTYTLSPFNGAEAQVWLFKHKPEMLDPLAKYHSCTSFFGKNFVDVRKMDIDEDLAEEFYKNLLELEKEVLARCGRPGLKQ encoded by the exons ATGGAGAAGACCAACGCCACCCGTAAGAAATTGTTGTCCTACTTTCCCCACGCAGACATCAGCATCGTACAAGTAGATGTTGGCAATGTGGAATCGGTCCTAAATGCAGCCAAAGAGATCAAGAAGAG GTTTCAGCATATTGATTATCTCTACTTGAACGCTGGAATTATGGTAAATCCACGTGTCAGCTTCTCGGCTTTTGTGCGTGGCCTCTTCTCCAG GAGAGCCGTCCGGATGCTGACCACAGCAGAGGGCCTGATGAGCCAAGAGGACCGTGTCACTCCAGATGGCCTGCAGGAAGTCTTTGAAACCAACATTTTTGGGCATTTCATAATG ATCCGGCAGCTGGAATCTTTGCTTTGCTGTCTTGAAAAGCCCAGCCAGCTGATTTGGACTTCCTCTATCAATGCCCGCAGGTCTAACTTCAGCCTTGACGACTACCAGCACAGCCAAGGCAAAGAAGCCTACAGCTCCTCGAAATATGCCACTGACCTTGCGAGTGTGGCTCTGAACAGCCATTTCAACAAGCAG GGCATGTATTCCAGTGTTGTGTGTCCAGGTGTTGTGATGACCAACATGACATATGAAATCCTCCCTTCTTTCTTATGGAAGTTACTTTTACCCATCATGTGGCTG GTCCGTCTTTTCACCCATACTTATACACTGTCACCCTTCAACGGAGCAGAAGCACAG GTTTGGCTATTCAAGCATAAGCCAGAGATGCTGGACCCACTGGCCAAGTATCACAGCTGTACCTCATTCTTTGGGAAGAACTTTGTTGACGTCCGCAAG ATGGATATCGATGAAGACTTGGCGGAGGAGTTTTACAAGAATCTGCTGGAACTAGAGAAGGAAGTTTTGGCAAGATGTGGCCGCCCAGGGCTTAAGCAATAA
- the CCDC190 gene encoding coiled-coil domain-containing protein 190 codes for MAESEDFRHWETERRDVKRAEVRLNHGLRSLEEARLSYLNSITKEKRRLQQELQRLQKSHSKQKLFLGTGSIGINMALPLLSHQTRWDNISRDVARRTMRKTLPKPTNPSSSHSHSSNVPGCEDEKGHLPPLKTKDQIAVVDSEVNALKNTIAKQLSISAESMEGEEPDSGQEQGKGLTTKEVTDAGVKGPTIKLVNPPWKRRPSLAHERLILDPDAYGADGRLRTMYSRPDFLKSYADARKFRYIRHKNIPAWEKELSLEEIFGHKIRTNQSPQTQAVMNPKP; via the exons ATGGCCGAAAGCGAGGACTTCAGACACTGGGAAACAGAGAGGCGAGATGTCAAAAGAGCAGAGGTCCGGCTCAATCATGGGCTGCGGAGTCTGGAAGAAGCCCGGCTGTCCTACTTGAATTCGATAACTAAGGAAAAGAGGCGGCTGCAGCAGGAACTCCAGCGATTGCAGAAAA GCCACTCCAAGCAGAAATTATTCCTGGGCACAGGAAGTATTGGCATAAACATGGCTCTCCCTCTATTATCTCATCAGACAAGGTGGGACAATATCTCCAGAGATGTAGCACGACG aaCCATGAGGAAAACTTTACCCAAGCCGACAAACCCATCTTCCTCACATTCACATAGTAGCAATGTCCCAGGCTGTGAAGATGAAAAAGGGCATTTGCCACCACTGAAGACCAAAGACCAAATTGCTGTTGTTGACAGTGAAGTGAATGCTCTTAAAAACACCATCGCCAAGCAGCTGAGCATCTCAGCAGAATCTATGGAAGGAGAAGAGCCCGATAGCGGACAGGAACAAGGGAAAGGTCTCACAACTAAAGAGGTTACAGATGCTGGAGTCAAGGGCCCCACAATCAAGCTTGTGAATCCCCCATGGAAGCGAAGACCTTCTCTCGCTCATGAGAGATTGATTCTAGATCCAGATGCCTATGGCGCAGATGGGCGCCTCAGGACCATGTATTCCAGACCTGATTTCCTCAAGTCCTATGCTGATGCTCGGAAATTCCGTTACATCCGGCACAAGAACATTCCGGCATGGGAAAAAGAACTCAGCCTAGAGGAGATATTTGGACACAAAATCCGTACTAACCAGTCCCCTCAAACACAGGCCGTGATGAATCCAAAGCCCTAA